The Melospiza georgiana isolate bMelGeo1 chromosome 31, bMelGeo1.pri, whole genome shotgun sequence genome has a window encoding:
- the NKX6-3 gene encoding homeobox protein Nkx-6.3, protein MDANLPGTFLLNGPSLGAFPEAKAPVCQYSVQSSFYKLAPPGLGAQLAAGTPHGISDILGRPAAAPNGGILPGYPHAGGLNGLGSPGVYYGPQVGALPKAGGEYLPRGRSCWAEAAPEWRGGRQCGGPPAHLADSIHKKKHTRPTFTGHQIFALEKTFEQTKYLAGPERARLAYSLGMTESQVKVWFQNRRTKWRKKSALEPSSSSQRAGGSGGERAASETEDDEYNKPLDPDSDDEKIRLLLRKHRAAFSMLGLGTHSG, encoded by the exons ATGGATGCCAACCTGCCGGGCACCTTCCTGCTCAACGGCCCCTCGCTGGGCGCCTTCCCCGAGGCCAAGGCGCCCGTTTGCCAGTACTCGGTGCAGAGCTCCTTCTACAAGCTGGCACCGCCGGGGCTGGGCGCCCAGCTGGCTGCGGGCACCCCGCACGGCATCTCCGACATCCTCGGCCGGCCCGCGGCGGCGCCGAACGGCGGCATCCTCCCCGGGTACCCGCACGCGGGCGGATTGAACGGACTGGGCTCGCCGGGCGTCTATTACGGGCCCCAGGTGGGCGCCCTCCCCAAGGCTGGGGGCGAGTACCTGCCcaggggccggagctgctgGGCGGAGGCGGCCCCGGAGTGGCGGGGCGGCCGGCAGTGCGGCGGCC CCCCTGCTCACTTGGCCGACAGCATCCACAAGAAGAAGCACACGCGCCCCACCTTCACGGGACACCAGATCTTTGCCCTGGAGAAGACATTTGAGCAGACCAAGTACCTGGCAGGTCCGGAGCGGGCACGGCTGGCCTACTCCCTGGGCATGACCGAGTCCCAGGTGAAG GTCTGGTTCCAGAACCGCCGGACCAAATGGAGGAAGAAGAGCGCCCTGGAGCCCTCCTCATCCTCGCAGCGGGCGGGGGGCTCTGGCGGAGAGCGGGCGGCCTCCGAGACCGAGGACGATGAGTACAACAAACCCCTGGACCCGGACTCGGATGACGAGAAGATCcggctgctgctgaggaagcaCCGTGCAGCCTTCTCAATGCTGGGCTTGGGCACCCACAGCGGCTGA